A single Lolium perenne isolate Kyuss_39 chromosome 6, Kyuss_2.0, whole genome shotgun sequence DNA region contains:
- the LOC127305839 gene encoding 7-deoxyloganetin glucosyltransferase, protein MSSELQQPHAVLIPQPAQGHVTPMMHLAKVLHARGFHITFVNSEYNHRRLLRSRGPGSLDGVAGFRFEAVPDGLPPSDDDDVTQDIAALCLSTTKHSAAPFGELLVRLNGTPGTPPVTCVIADGVMSFAQRVAEEMGVPALVFWTTSACGFMGYLQFAELVKRGYVPLKDASDLTNGYLDTAIDWIPGMEGVRLRDIPSFIRTTDPDDVMLNYDGPEAQNARGARGVILNTYDALEQGVVDALRREFPRVYTVGPLQTFAKTAAGGGDLDAIGGNLWKEDASCLRWLDAQARPGSVVYVNFGSITVVTPAQLAEFAWGLASCGRPFLWVVRPDLVSGEKAVLPEEFIRVTKDRGVLASWCPQEQVLSHPSVGLFLTHCGWNSTLESVCAGVPMVCWPFFAEQPTNCRYACTKWGIGMEIGNDVTREDVARLVLEAMDGEKGKDMRAKAAAWKEKAVAAAAEGGSSSENLDRLVQFLRAGCV, encoded by the exons ATGAGCTCCGAGCTGCAGCAGCCGCACGCGGTGCTGATCCCGCAGCCGGCGCAGGGCCACGTCACGCCCATGATGCACCTCGCCAAGGTGCTCCACGCCAGGGGTTTCCACATCACCTTCGTCAACTCCGAGTACAaccaccgccgcctcctccgatCCCGCGGCCCAGGCTCGCTGGACGGCGTCGCCGGCTTTCGGTTCGAGGCCGTCCCGGACGGCCTCCCTCcgtccgacgacgacgacgtcacGCAGGACATCGCCGCCCTCTGCCTGTCCACCACCAAGCACAGCGCCGCGCCGTTCGGGGAGCTGCTGGTCCGGCTCAACGGCACGCCAGGGACGCCGCCCGTGACCTGCGTCATAGCCGACGGCGTCATGAGCTTCGCGCAGAGGGTCGCCGAGGAGATGGGCGTCCCCGCCCTGGTGTTCTGGACCACCAGCGCCTGCGGCTTCATGGGCTACCTCCAGTTCGCCGAGCTCGTCAAGAGAGGCTACGTACCACTCAAAG ATGCGAGTGACCTGACGAACGGGTACCTGGACACGGCCATCGACTGGATCCCGGGGATGGAGGGCGTCCGTCTGAGGGACATCCCCAGCTTCATCCGAACGACGGACCCGGACGACGTCATGCTCAACTACGACGGGCCCGAGGCGCAGAACGCGCGCGGCGCCCGCGGGGTCATCCTCAACACCTACGACGCGCTGGAGCAGGGCGTCGTCGACGCGCTCCGCCGCGAGTTCCCTCGCGTGTACACCGTCGGCCCGCTCCAGACATTCGCCAAAACCGCCGCCGGCGGAGGCGACCTCGACGCGATCGGCGGGAACCTCTGGAAGGAGGACGCCAGCTGCCTCCGGTGGCTGGACGCCCAGGCGCGGCCCGGCTCGGTCGTGTACGTCAACTTCGGGAGCATCACGGTGGTGACCCCGGCGCAGCTCGCCGAGTTCGCGTGGGGCCTGGCGAGCTGCGGCCGGCCGTTCCTGTGGGTCGTCAGGCCGGACCTCGTCTCTGGCGAGAAGGCCGTCCTGCCGGAGGAGTTCATCCGCGTCACGAAAGACAGGGGCGTCCTTGCGAGCTGGTGCCCGCAGGAGCAGGTCCTCTCGCACCCGTCGGTGGGGCTCTTCCTCACGCACTGCGGCTGGAACTCCACGCTGGAGAGCGTGTGCGCCGGCGTGCCCATGGTCTGCTGGCCCTTCTTCGCCGAGCAGCCGACCAACTGCCGCTACGCGTGCACCAAGTGGGGCATCGGGATGGAGATCGGCAACGATGTGACCAGGGAGGACGTGGCGAGGCTCGTGCTCGAGGCCATGGACGGCGAGAAAGGCAAGGACATGAGAGCCAAGGCGGCGGCGTGGAAGGAGAaggccgtggcggcggcggcggaaggcggGTCGTCGAGCGAGAACCTGGACCGCCTGGTTCAATTCTTGCGCGCAGGGTGCGTGTGA